In Chitinophaga nivalis, a single genomic region encodes these proteins:
- a CDS encoding HAD family hydrolase — MAQHPIKVIAFDADDTLWVNEPFFQETEKKFCALLEDFLPHHSVAQALFKTEMDNLPLYGYGVKGFMLSMIETALTLSDKKVSADVIEKAIEYGKEMLARPIEMLDGVEEVLQALKQEYRLVVATKGDLLDQERKLKKSGLLHYFHHIEIMSDKQQADYHKLIRHLDITPGEFLMLGNSLKSDVIPVLEIGGHGIHIPYHTTWAHEQVTQSIEHPQFKQVQKITDILPYLLP, encoded by the coding sequence ATGGCGCAACATCCTATAAAAGTAATTGCATTTGATGCAGACGATACATTGTGGGTAAACGAACCCTTTTTCCAGGAAACAGAAAAGAAATTCTGCGCATTGCTGGAAGACTTCCTGCCACACCACAGCGTAGCACAGGCTTTGTTTAAAACAGAAATGGACAACCTTCCTTTATACGGTTATGGTGTAAAAGGATTTATGCTGTCGATGATCGAAACCGCCCTCACCCTGTCCGACAAAAAAGTGAGTGCCGATGTCATTGAAAAAGCCATTGAATATGGTAAGGAAATGCTGGCCCGCCCCATCGAAATGCTAGATGGCGTGGAAGAAGTACTACAGGCCCTAAAACAGGAATACCGCCTGGTAGTAGCTACCAAAGGAGATTTGCTGGACCAGGAACGGAAACTGAAAAAATCCGGTCTGCTGCATTATTTTCATCATATTGAAATCATGAGCGACAAACAACAGGCCGACTACCATAAACTCATCCGCCACCTGGATATTACCCCCGGAGAATTTCTCATGCTGGGTAACTCCCTGAAGTCTGATGTGATTCCGGTATTGGAAATCGGCGGCCATGGCATTCATATTCCTTACCATACCACCTGGGCCCACGAACAGGTTACCCAGTCGATTGAGCATCCTCAATTCAAACAAGTACAAAAAATCACCGACATTCTGCCTTACCTGTTGCCATGA
- a CDS encoding chloramphenicol acetyltransferase: protein MRTTLDIATWARKAHFEFFRQFEEPFFGVCIPVDCTRAYTRSRSAGASFFLYYLHRSLAAANTIVPFRYRIHEDNVFIYDAVHASPTINRPDGTFGFAYMDYHADFTAFSAAAQQEIDRVQNSTGLIPAVSGENVIHYSSLPWLDFTSISHARSFSFKDCSPKISFGKMKEENGKKIMPVSIHVHHALMDGYHVGQFADLFQQLMHE from the coding sequence ATGAGAACAACATTAGATATCGCTACCTGGGCCCGCAAAGCCCATTTTGAATTCTTCCGGCAATTCGAAGAGCCTTTCTTTGGCGTATGCATACCTGTAGACTGCACCCGTGCCTACACACGCAGCCGCTCAGCAGGTGCGTCCTTTTTCCTGTATTACCTGCACCGGTCACTGGCAGCAGCCAATACCATCGTTCCTTTCCGGTACCGGATACACGAAGACAACGTGTTCATATACGATGCCGTTCACGCCTCGCCTACCATCAACCGGCCGGATGGCACTTTTGGCTTCGCCTATATGGACTATCATGCAGATTTCACCGCTTTTTCCGCCGCTGCCCAGCAGGAAATTGACCGGGTACAAAACAGTACCGGCCTGATACCCGCAGTCTCCGGTGAAAATGTGATTCACTATTCTTCCCTGCCATGGCTCGACTTCACGTCTATTTCCCATGCACGGAGTTTTTCTTTTAAAGATTGCAGCCCGAAAATCTCCTTTGGCAAAATGAAGGAAGAAAACGGGAAGAAGATCATGCCGGTATCCATACATGTTCATCATGCTTTAATGGATGGTTACCATGTCGGGCAATTTGCAGACCTTTTTCAACAATTAATGCATGAATAG
- a CDS encoding NUDIX hydrolase has translation MNSSPTFPEGLKKTAVLCILRNGNRFLLLKRLKAPNKDQYTPVGGKLDPYETPLDAAIRETWEETGIRVDTMQYCGILAETSPVAYNWVSFVYVADIADQPAPPCNEGTLEWISYEQIPDLPTPTSDWYIYQYLRDSKTFVFNAVYDAALTLLHMTDEPTSTVVYRQP, from the coding sequence ATGAATAGCAGCCCTACTTTTCCCGAAGGACTGAAAAAAACAGCCGTCCTTTGTATACTCAGAAACGGGAACCGTTTTTTATTACTGAAGCGATTAAAAGCACCAAATAAAGACCAATACACCCCTGTAGGTGGTAAACTGGACCCTTATGAAACGCCGCTGGATGCAGCCATCCGCGAAACATGGGAGGAAACCGGCATCCGTGTGGACACCATGCAATATTGTGGTATACTGGCCGAAACATCGCCGGTAGCATACAACTGGGTCAGTTTTGTGTATGTAGCAGATATCGCAGATCAACCAGCCCCGCCCTGCAACGAAGGCACCCTGGAGTGGATCTCTTATGAACAGATTCCGGATCTTCCTACGCCCACGTCAGACTGGTACATCTATCAATACCTGCGCGACAGTAAAACCTTTGTATTTAACGCCGTGTATGACGCAGCCCTCACCCTGCTGCACATGACAGATGAGCCTACCAGCACTGTGGTATACCGCCAGCCATAA
- a CDS encoding DMT family transporter yields the protein MNWILLILGGLFEVGFASCLGKMKEATGTPLIMWGIGFFTCLTISMLLLMKASQTLPIGTAYAVWTGIGAVGTVLVGILVFKEPATFWRIFFITTLIGSIVGLKFVSSH from the coding sequence ATGAACTGGATTTTACTGATCCTTGGTGGTTTATTTGAAGTAGGTTTTGCTTCCTGCCTGGGTAAAATGAAGGAAGCAACCGGTACACCTTTGATCATGTGGGGGATAGGGTTCTTTACCTGTCTGACCATCAGTATGCTGTTGTTAATGAAGGCTTCCCAGACACTGCCTATTGGTACTGCCTATGCGGTATGGACAGGTATTGGCGCGGTAGGCACTGTACTCGTCGGCATCCTGGTTTTTAAAGAACCGGCTACGTTCTGGCGTATCTTTTTTATCACTACGCTCATCGGTTCTATCGTCGGACTTAAATTCGTTTCTTCTCACTAA
- a CDS encoding Crp/Fnr family transcriptional regulator, which yields MKHTINRIKSVYPLSEDRVDILCTLLEAVELKKGHLLFKEGRNNRDLYFLEKGVARAYCSQTKHHDLTFWFGMEGDILISYNGYINNSTGYETISLLEDALVYKIPIAALENLYNTDIHFANWGRKLMEKEVILTEERFISRQFKTATERYKELMVQMPQLVQRVQLGYIASYLGITQVTLSRIRAELR from the coding sequence ATGAAACATACGATTAACAGAATAAAGTCCGTATATCCGTTGTCGGAAGACAGGGTCGATATCCTGTGTACCCTACTGGAAGCCGTTGAATTAAAAAAAGGACATTTATTGTTCAAGGAAGGCCGTAATAACCGGGACCTCTACTTTCTGGAGAAAGGCGTAGCCCGGGCATATTGCAGCCAGACCAAACACCACGACCTTACTTTCTGGTTCGGCATGGAAGGAGATATCCTCATTTCCTATAATGGTTATATCAACAACAGCACCGGCTATGAAACCATTTCTCTGCTGGAAGATGCGCTGGTATACAAAATACCGATAGCTGCCCTGGAAAACCTGTATAATACCGATATCCATTTTGCCAACTGGGGGCGTAAGCTGATGGAGAAAGAAGTGATTCTCACAGAAGAAAGGTTTATTTCCCGCCAGTTTAAAACGGCCACGGAGCGCTACAAAGAACTGATGGTGCAAATGCCGCAGCTGGTACAGCGGGTGCAGCTGGGCTATATTGCCTCCTATCTGGGCATCACGCAGGTAACCCTGAGCCGTATCCGGGCTGAGCTGCGCTGA
- a CDS encoding class I SAM-dependent methyltransferase, with protein MDRDFNMISPSAKVLLLLKGHTNIPFARAAATVSMLPETYTPDFDNDSVDFWKRVVHFELRYWSIDQLLAPLPGKNILELSSGFSFRGLEKAKEAGICYIDTDLPDLLLSKKAVFAALPDHQVQAESHYEILPLNVLDDDQFAAVTARFPPGPLTIVNEGLLMYLDETEKARLCSTIRKVLQQRGGYWITADIYIKEAFKDMPPRSNNWLDQFFADNHIRQNMFENREAAAAFFAEQGFVLDAESTPDLSKIASLPYLLKYASEEQRKKLQNASKAQFTWRLKLAE; from the coding sequence ATGGATCGCGATTTTAATATGATTAGCCCTTCTGCGAAAGTCCTGTTATTATTGAAAGGACATACCAATATCCCTTTTGCCCGTGCCGCCGCTACGGTAAGTATGCTCCCGGAAACGTATACCCCCGATTTCGATAATGACAGCGTCGATTTCTGGAAACGGGTGGTACATTTTGAGTTGCGGTACTGGAGTATCGACCAGCTGCTGGCGCCATTGCCAGGTAAAAACATCCTGGAGTTGTCTTCCGGTTTTTCCTTCCGGGGCCTGGAGAAAGCAAAAGAAGCCGGTATCTGCTATATCGATACGGACTTGCCTGATCTGTTGCTGAGTAAAAAAGCCGTCTTCGCAGCGTTACCGGACCACCAGGTGCAGGCAGAGAGCCATTACGAAATACTGCCACTGAATGTACTCGATGACGATCAGTTTGCGGCAGTTACTGCCCGTTTCCCGCCAGGGCCACTAACCATCGTCAACGAAGGTTTGCTGATGTATCTCGATGAAACAGAAAAAGCCCGGTTATGCAGCACCATTCGCAAGGTTTTGCAGCAACGCGGCGGATACTGGATTACGGCAGACATCTACATAAAAGAAGCCTTCAAGGATATGCCGCCAAGAAGTAATAACTGGCTGGATCAGTTTTTTGCCGACAACCATATCCGGCAAAATATGTTTGAAAACCGGGAAGCGGCGGCCGCTTTTTTTGCGGAACAAGGTTTTGTGCTGGATGCGGAATCAACGCCGGACCTCAGTAAGATTGCCAGCCTCCCATATCTGCTGAAATATGCTTCGGAAGAACAGCGGAAAAAACTGCAAAATGCCAGTAAAGCCCAGTTTACCTGGCGGTTGAAGCTGGCGGAGTAA
- a CDS encoding histidine decarboxylase gives MSQMSIADSQRLHAYMEKAEERSKYFIGYPIAQDFDYSELYPLLRLPLNNVGDPMVESTYDLNSRSLEQEVLQFFAELLRAPENNWWGYVTSGGSEGNLYGLYVARELYPEGIVYYSEATHYSVQKNIQLLNLRSIVIRTQENGEMDYNDLRQMLQMHRDQPVIIMANIGTTMMEAKDDLSKVKQILRDLAVKNYYIHCDAALAGTYSALLDLKPGFDFQEGTDSLSISGHKFIGSPFPCGVVMVKKNYKERIGKAIPYIGTVDTTISGSRNGHSPVFLWYAIKKLGRDGLRQRAQECLDMAAYTEQRLRDIGVKAWRNPAALTVVFPAPSWELRWKWQIATENGHSHIICMPGVSREQIDEFIGDIEAEMKQRVQLSEVSA, from the coding sequence ATGAGTCAAATGAGCATAGCAGACAGCCAGCGCTTACATGCGTATATGGAAAAGGCTGAAGAACGTTCCAAATACTTTATTGGTTACCCGATTGCACAGGATTTTGATTATTCAGAACTCTATCCGCTCCTCAGATTACCGTTAAATAACGTGGGCGATCCCATGGTAGAATCTACCTACGACCTGAACTCCCGTTCCCTGGAACAGGAAGTCCTGCAGTTTTTTGCGGAACTCCTGCGTGCACCGGAAAATAACTGGTGGGGATATGTGACCAGCGGCGGTTCAGAAGGTAACCTCTATGGCCTCTACGTAGCCCGGGAACTGTATCCCGAAGGCATCGTCTATTATTCAGAAGCCACCCACTACAGTGTACAGAAAAATATTCAGCTGTTAAACCTGCGCAGCATCGTGATCCGTACCCAGGAAAACGGGGAAATGGATTATAACGACTTGCGGCAGATGTTGCAGATGCACAGAGACCAGCCGGTAATTATCATGGCTAACATTGGTACTACCATGATGGAAGCCAAAGATGACCTGTCTAAGGTGAAACAGATATTACGCGACCTGGCTGTGAAAAATTATTACATCCATTGTGACGCCGCCCTGGCAGGCACCTACAGCGCATTGCTGGATTTAAAGCCTGGTTTTGATTTCCAGGAAGGTACCGACAGTCTTTCCATCAGTGGTCATAAATTTATTGGCTCGCCTTTCCCCTGTGGCGTTGTGATGGTAAAGAAAAACTATAAAGAACGTATTGGTAAGGCCATTCCTTATATCGGTACGGTGGATACCACTATCAGTGGCAGTCGTAACGGTCATAGCCCTGTGTTTTTATGGTATGCCATTAAAAAGCTGGGTCGTGATGGGCTGAGACAACGCGCCCAGGAATGCCTGGATATGGCCGCCTACACCGAACAGCGCCTGCGTGATATAGGTGTAAAAGCCTGGAGAAATCCGGCTGCGTTGACAGTGGTGTTTCCCGCTCCATCCTGGGAACTGCGCTGGAAATGGCAGATTGCTACGGAAAACGGCCATAGCCACATTATCTGTATGCCGGGCGTAAGCCGGGAGCAGATCGATGAATTTATCGGCGATATAGAAGCAGAAATGAAGCAACGCGTGCAGCTGTCAGAAGTGTCAGCATAG